From the genome of Neomonachus schauinslandi chromosome 5, ASM220157v2, whole genome shotgun sequence, one region includes:
- the CYTH3 gene encoding cytohesin-3 isoform X2, whose protein sequence is MMEAFASRYCLCNPGVFQSTDTCYVLSFAIIMLNTSLHNHNVRDKPTAERFVTMNRGINEGGDLPEELLRNLYESIKNEPFKIPEDDGNDLTHTFFNPDREGWLLKLGGRVKTWKRRWFILTDNCLYYFEYTTDKEPRGIIPLENLSIREVEDPRKPNCFELYNPSHKGQVIKACKTEADGRVVEGNHVVYRISAPSPEEKEEWMKSIRASISRDPFYDMLATRKRRIANKK, encoded by the exons ATGATGGAGGCGTTCGCGTCCCGCTACTGCTTGTGCAACCCCGGCGTCTTCCAGTCCACAG ACACCTGCTACGTGCTGTCTTTCGCCATCATCATGCTCAACACCAGCCTCCACAACCACAACGTGCGGGACAAGCCCACGGCCGAGCGCTTCGTCACCATGAACCGTGGCATCAATGAGGGAGGGGACCTCCCAGAGGAGCTGCTGCGG AACTTGTACGAGAGCATCAAGAACGAGCCGTTCAAGATCCCCGAGGACGATGGCAATGACCTGACGCACACGTTCTTCAACCCCGACCGCGAGGGCTGGCTCCTGAAGCTGG GAGGGCGGGTGAAGACCTGGAAGCGGCGCTGGTTCATCCTCACCGACAACTGCCTCTATTACTTTGAGTACACGACA GACAAGGAGCCCAGGGGGATCATCCCCCTGGAAAACCTCAGCATCAGGGAGGTGGAGGACCCACGGAAACCG AACTGTTTCGAGCTTTATAACCCGAGCCATAAGGGCCAGGTCATCAAGGCCTGTAAAACCGAGGCGGACGGCCGGGTGGTGGAGGGGAACCACGTGGTGTACCGGATCTCCGCCCCGAGCCCCGAGGAGAAGGAGGAGTGGATGAAGTCCATCAG AGCGAGCATCAGCAGGGATCCTTTCTATGACATGCTGGCCACGAGGAAGAGGAGGATTGCCAATAAGAAATAG